Within Eschrichtius robustus isolate mEscRob2 chromosome X, mEscRob2.pri, whole genome shotgun sequence, the genomic segment AAACTCACTAGGTAATGGCAAACTTATCTCCAACTGAACTCCCACTAACAGTGGATGGGATCTCCCACTTTTTTATCTGGAtgacaacaaatatttttgaacttcAACATGCTGCTCATCTTATGCATATAAAAGCGTATGTGAtttcaatttccatttttctgattCCTAGGGAGACATAAAGCCAAGACATATTTCCTAAGCAACTACCACATGCTAGATACTATTTTAAGTATCTGTGAtacctcagtaaaaaaataaggaaggaaaatCAAATACTTATGGACCTTATATTCtgtcaaggagaaaaaaataaagttattaactaAACTATATAGCATGTTAGAAGATATGTGGATGGAAAGGATAGACTAAGGTAATGGGGAGCAGATTAAGATAATGCAGGTTTACTGACCATATGATCTTCTATtttggaaatctctgttcatATTATTTGCTAAGTTCTCTATGGGctgtttgttttattcttattgaaatatttttatttatttcttgtattttcactATCGAAGTTAGTAGCCTAATCTTACTTTGTCCCACTTTGCATAGCATGATTTTTTCAAATTAGAGgattcatattttaatataataacaTTTATCAAAATTTCCATCAAAATCTGTCAATTTTTTagctttaaaagaaattttcaccAATTCCatgggaaaaaatataaacactctcttccattttattttaaaattttataaatgttacTTCCTAAATTgaatattaactttttaaccaTTTGGAATTCATTTTGTATGCAAGGTATGATGAAGGGATTGGAGTGTATTTCCTAGCATATGGAAAATAGATTAATACTGCACAGTTTATTGAATAAaatgtcttttctcattcatCTGAAATGTCACCTCTATTATGATTTCAGTTTCTTATATTCAAATATCTTTCTAGGTCTCTCCTCTGTTTCACTGATATATTTGAtgttcctttctccctccttgtACCCcattacagattatactccagaGACTCCAGTGATCCTGTTAAAATATGAGACAAATCATGTTATGCTTCTGCTGCAAATACTCGAATGGCTCCCCATCACACACAGTGTAAAAGTCAAATTCCATTCTAGGCCCTCCGAGGCTCCAAGCTATCTGCTTCTCCCAGATCCCCATCACCTCTCTGAACTCACTTCCTGAAATTCTCTACCTTGCTCACTCAGCTCCAAGCTATCTGTTTCTCCCAGATCCCCATCACCTCTCTGAACTCACTTCCTGATATTCTCTACCTTGCTCACTCAGCTCCAGCCATGCTGGTATCCTCAGTGTTCTTTGAACATGCCAGGCTTACTCCTGCCTTGGGACCTCAGCACTTGCTGTCCCGCTACCTGGAATGCTCCTTCCCCAGACAGCCACAGGGCCAGTTCTCTCATTGCCTTCAGGTCTTTACTCAAAAACCAGGCTCTCAGTGAGGCCCACTCTTCAGCCTCCTCCCTGGAATTTCAGTCCCCctgttctttgctttattttttccttcttaacactTATCACTttgaaaatactttatattttacttattgtcTCTTGGCTACTGTCCGTCTCCCACACTAATATGAATGTTCCATGAAGAtaagattatttatttgtttcttttgtttataacCATATCATAAGGACCTGTGTCTAGAAGACTGCCTGGCAGAGAGACCACCTGAAGCAAGTATTGGTGAGACAAAGATAgagcaaataaattaaaaagcaaatggaGTTAAAGTAAGCCAAAGGGGGGCTAGGCAATTTTCCCTGGGCTTAGCCCCAAAACTACCAATGCAAGTGCCTCCAGGAGACAACTGGGCATTTTATTAGAGTGAAGCAGGCCAACTGGGGGTGTGGCCCCCTTGAGAGAGCATTCTGAGTCTAAAATGGCTGAGCCCTTCCTCAGAGCCAGCTGCTTGTATCCTTGTTGGAATGTGGGCCCTAATCCTTGgtctattgtttttgtttttattttttcaggtaaGCCAGAAATGTGGATTTTTGAAATGTGAAATCCCCCAAATGTCTAAGTagctaattttaaaatggagaatGATAAAAACATGACGATCAAGCAAAATATGACAGCGGGCTGAAATTGGCCCATGAGTGGCCTGCAGGTGTTTGCTAGCCTGAATTATGTGATGTATGAAAGAAAACTTATCCCTGTTCTGGTGAGGTGGGCTTGCCTTGTGTAATTCTTGAGGCAAACAGCTTCAGGCCGTGTTGGGTGGAGAGAATGAACTGGAATTACCAACTTCTTTCAACTCCTGGAagctccctgcctccccctctccctgctaTGCCTGGAGTTAAGGAAGCCTGGGCAGTGGGGAGTCACCAGAACTGTTTCTTTGAGGGTAGGGGTATATTTCAGTGAAGTGTGGAGCGGGAAAACCAGATAGAGGGTTTTGAAGGAAACTTCCACAGCTGGACcggggaaaggaaagaaggacaaAGACCCATGTGTTGGGACACTGTATCTCTGAGGGAATTTATTGGGGGTTACCACACCCTCTCCCCACCAACCACCTATGTGGCACCATACAGTCGAAGGACTTAGTTATACAAAGTCACAACTCCCCACCCAACTGCGCATGCCATCTATCTCACCTGGAAATAGAGCTGCGAAAATTTCCATCACAGCTCCCCGTGTGCGTGAAGTGGGCAAGACTGGTCAGGAGGTACCTATGAAAGGTCAGTAGCCACTGGCTTTGTCGGGATATAGCCAGAATGGGGCTTCTGGAGGCAGCAGACCTCCATCTGGTGAAGCACTGGGTGGAGCCACCTGTGGTTTCAGGCAACTGCTGAGAGAAGCATGGACAGTCAAGTATTCCCCATGCCTGGCAGAGAAACATTAAGCTCAATCCTCTGATGCCCCTCCTCTATAAGGAGGCCAGGTATAGTCCAGGAGGAGGAAGAACAGTGAGGAGAGTGCTGTACCTGGGTTTAGCAAGTTTCCATTTTTCTGGATAAAATGCTATCCAAATGCAAGGTGGCACATCTCTTAAGTTCTGAGCACCCCACTGACCCGTTCCCCACAAGAATCGTTTATTCAGTGTAGGGGAAGGGAACCAAGGCCTTCAGGTCTGAGATTTACTGCTCTTGGGTCCTCTGGAAAATACGAGGTGGCTGCCCACAGGGGCCTGTTTATGGAGTGCCATGTTAGTGTGTTTAGGCTGAGGGTTGGGGTTCTGCTCAGCAGGTGTGGCATGAACTCCCTGATATTATAAAAGCCTTTTAGGTATAAACTTGGCTCCTGCTTAACTCTTGAGACATTCCTGTCAAAATGTCCTTCTAGGGAAGCTCCAATCCATCTGGTTTCTTTGACTGTTGCCACCTCCTTTGTGCACAGAGCTAGGGAGGGCAATTTGGAAATTGCCAGAAGTCCTATTTTTCCTTGGGTCTTCCCATCTCTCATGGACCCCACTCCCCATATCTTGTTTTCTGTATTCTCACTCCCTCTGTCAGTCTTTCGTCTTAGAATTCCTCCTTCCTCCGTGTCCCTCTCCTCTGGCCCCACACTCATGCATAGACCTCCATTTAAGTATCCTTTTAGCCTCTCCCCAGATCTCTGCCAACTTCATCTTTCTCTCCCTTGCTCTGGATCTCTTCTAAACGTCTTTGTGTCCCTCTCTACTCAATTTATTctgtctgttttcctctaagcctCAAGATCTCACTCTCCCTCTGTTATTCTTCACCCCCTCCCAGTTGGGTGCCTCCCCCTCTTAGGTCATCCCTCCTGCTAGGGAGCCTCTCCATTTctgacccctccccacctcctcctaagCAGccacctccccttctcccttcccccacagccCATCTCTagttccttctcctcccccctccctagaCCAGACCAGCTAAGTCCTATTCCATTTTTAGATGACTGATTATGATACTAGCTGAACTTTATTCACAGCCTGAATTTACAGCTGTTCCTTCCTTTCATGCCCCATCCACCAAACACACCCAATCGTTTCAACATGACAAATTCCTTACACACAGCGTGTCATGGCCacataaatttgtatttttcaggaCAAAACAACAGTTATGCTGGCAAAGATGTTGGATTAACAGGGACCCTAAAGCTTTCAATACACTGAAAAGTAACATTATTTTGCATGTCTACAAAGTACACATTTGTTTTCACAAATGTGGCAAAGTTTACCCTAACAGTTAGGACTTTTTCACCAAATCATAGACATAGATATGGAAATCATCATCAAACTTGATGAAATACACAGAGGGTTTGGCTTCCACTTGGTGAATGACCATGCCGATCCGTTTGGAGCCATCTTCTTTGGTATATTCCACATGTTTACCTATCAGGCCATCTACAACTCCTCCTGGCTCCCTCTCTGCTGGAGGAGACTCACTGGACTCTGGCATGATACGGAGGTCTCCTTCTTTATAATCATCTAGAAGCTGGTACATGTACAAGACAGGATCTTTCTCATAGGTAATATAAAACCAGGCTTTCATGATAGGTGCTTGGGCCAAGACCATTCCTCTCCATTCATCCTTAGAACCATGCTCACCCTCAAACATATGTTCCACAGCTTTACCAATTATGGTATTTGCAAGGTTTGCATCACTGACTTGAGATGATGCCACCCTGTCGGAAAGAATTTTAAGAGACAAAACTCTTTCATCTCTGTGAAGTTCCAGTCCATAGACACAGTCAATTCCATCATATTTCACCAGATAAAGAGAAGGATTTATAGGCACCTGATCCAGAACGGTTCCTTTCCACTGGGTGATGGGCTCATCGCCTTCCTTCCATCCGTGTGAAATCCTGCAGCCCACGATGTTCCTGCGGGGCTGGGACGAAGGTCTGCCTCTCTGCTTCTTTTGGGAGGCTTTTCTCTTCGTCATGTTTGCAGACCCAGTGGCCCGTCCTGCGACTGCCCTGGTTTGTTGCCCTTCGGCCTCCTGCGAGTTGGGGGTTTTCATGTctgcaggaggaggagagaagataagAGAGGAACATTCAATATGCCATAAGGTGAAGTTCTCCCGACAGAGTCGTCTCCAGGTACCCTGCGCCAGCGCCTAAAATTTCCCCATGAGCCTGGCAGCAATGCTGGAAATCCTGGCTGTGTGCCTGAAAGTGCTCTCCCTTCTAGGTTCCTTGAGGCTGCGGGAGAAGGCGGCAGCGGCAGTGGTGCTGCCTGGGGTTAGGAACCCTGCAGGAGGGGGCGGGCTACCTCCTTGTTCAGAGACCCCAGCCTCCGTCACCCGCCACTGGCGCCCACTCTCAATCCCCTGCAAAACCCCTATCCCTCCACCGCCCTGACCCGCATGCACTCGCTCACTGTCCTCCTGCTCTGAACACCCCAGTCTGCTACCCACACGCCCCCGTCCACCCCCACTCTCTTTCGTGGCCCCCAGCGCCCTCGCCTCCCCGTGCTCACCTTCAATGTCTTGCTTGATTCCTTACTCTATTCCCCTTTCCTACTGCACATTGcactcccccctcccaccccggcgCCCGCCTCCACCCCTTATCTCCTGCAGGAGTCCATCCCATCCCCCTTTTCCATCCCAGCGCCCACCAATGGCCTTGCCTTGCCTGGCGTCCACCGCCCCGGATCTCGGGCTTCACGTGTGCAAATCGGACACCTCGCAGCTTCCTTTGCGGTGAGCC encodes:
- the LOC137756837 gene encoding spindlin-2 isoform X2, which translates into the protein MKTPNSQEAEGQQTRAVAGRATGSANMTKRKASQKKQRGRPSSQPRRNIVGCRISHGWKEGDEPITQWKGTVLDQLLDDYKEGDLRIMPESSESPPAEREPGGVVDGLIGKHVEYTKEDGSKRIGMVIHQVEAKPSVYFIKFDDDFHIYVYDLVKKS
- the LOC137756837 gene encoding spindlin-2 isoform X1, which codes for MKTPNSQEAEGQQTRAVAGRATGSANMTKRKASQKKQRGRPSSQPRRNIVGCRISHGWKEGDEPITQWKGTVLDQVPINPSLYLVKYDGIDCVYGLELHRDERVLSLKILSDRVASSQVSDANLANTIIGKAVEHMFEGEHGSKDEWRGMVLAQAPIMKAWFYITYEKDPVLYMYQLLDDYKEGDLRIMPESSESPPAEREPGGVVDGLIGKHVEYTKEDGSKRIGMVIHQVEAKPSVYFIKFDDDFHIYVYDLVKKS